In Scyliorhinus torazame isolate Kashiwa2021f chromosome 19, sScyTor2.1, whole genome shotgun sequence, a single genomic region encodes these proteins:
- the fezf1 gene encoding fez family zinc finger protein 1 yields the protein MDNTYSHRCRAERLLGATSAGRESLQAGDGMISTSKPLAFSIERIMARTPEPKCAPYPNLLQGTVIKGEAKHVLHLNSSVPCMIPLLPLGYDSSSKVAPSGAELRKSHLDPSYDCARLVPSKADACSLSPPLEQYRLIRPRVVNQSSFHAMGALCYLNCGERPCAPPAAATIFNVHPMASYLLGSPLQALQQKAFLADRSKVVLQPSLERYPAAFKELSPAQIQHYVKESAQFLSEKLALKQSCKVSSHPPSSKPKVFTCEVCGKVFNAHYNLTRHMPVHTGARPFVCKVCGKGFRQASTLCRHKIIHTQEKPHKCNQCGKAFNRSSTLNTHTRIHAGYKPFVCEFCGKGFHQKGNYKNHKLTHSGEKQFKCSVCNKAFHQIYNLTFHMHTHNDKKPFTCSACGKGFCRNFDLKKHVRKLHDNCAGSRSTVADLSTEEQPRK from the exons ATGGACAACACTTACTCCCATCGCTGCCGCGCAGAGAGGCTTCTTGGAGCGACTTCTGCTGGGAGAGAGAGTCTACAAGCTGGAGACGGCATGATCAGCACTTCCAAACCCTTGGCTTTCTCTATCGAGCGAATCATGGCCAGGACTCCAGAGCCGAAGTGCGCCCCTTATCCAAACCTGCTCCAAGGAACGGTGATAAAGGGCGAGGCCAAGCACGTGTTGCACCTCAACTCCTCGGTGCCCTGTATGATCCCCCTGCTGCCGCTGGGTTACGACAGCAGCTCCAAAGTTGCCCCGAGCGGCGCCGAGCTCCGCAAAAGCCACTTGGACCCTTCCTACGACTGCGCCCGCTTGGTGCCCTCCAAGGCGGACGCGTGCAGCCTGTCCCCCCCGCTGGAGCAGTACCGGCTCATCCGGCCGCGGGTGGTCAACCAGAGCTCCTTCCACGCCATGGGCGCCCTCTGCTACCTCAACTGCGGCGAGCGCCCCTGCGCCCCACCGGCCGCCGCCACCATCTTCAACGTGCACCCGATGGCCTCCTACCTGCTGGGCTCCCCCCTGCAGGCTCTCCAGCAGAAAGCCTTCCTGGCCGACAGGAGCAAGGTGGTGCTGCAGCCCTCCCTGGAGAGGTACCCGGCCGCCTTCAAGGAGCTCTCGCCGGCTCAGATTCAGCACTACGTGAAAGAGAGCGCGCAGTTCCTGTCGGAGAAACTGGCCCTGAAACAGTCCTGCAAAGTCAGCAGCCACCCGCCCAGCAGCAAGCCCAAAGTGTTCACCTGCGAAGTTTGTGGCAAG GTATTTAACGCACATTATAATTTAACCCGTCACATGCCGGTGCACACTGGAGCTCGACCGTTCGTGTGTAAAGTCTGTGGCAAAGGCTTTCGCCAGGCCAGCACTCTCTGCCGACACAAGATTATCCACACACAG GAAAAACCTCACAAATGCAACCAGTGTGGAAAAGCGTTTAATAGGAGTTCCACACTCAACACTCACACCAGAATACACGCTGGCTATAAACCCTTTGTGTGCGAGTTCTGTGGCAAAGGATTTCACCAAAAAG GTAACTACAAGAACCACAAACTGACTCACAGCGGGGAGAAGCAGTTTAAGTGCAGTGTCTGCAACAAGGCTTTTCACCAGATCTATAACCTGACCTTCCACATGCACACTCACAATgacaagaagccattcacctgctctgcctGTGGCAAGGGCTTCTGCCGGAACTTTGATCTGAAAAAACACGTCAGGAAGTTACACGACAACTGCGCGGGATCCCGTTCCACGGTGGCAGACCTTTCCACGGAGGAGCAGCCTCGGAAATGA